The segment TCGCCGACAAGATCAAGAACGCCCGGGCGACGATGGACAACACCCGCCAGGCGCTGGTCCAGGCCAACCAGTTCGGTTCGTTGACCGACATGGCGCCCCTCGTCGCGGACCTGATGCGCTTGGAAGGCGAGATCCGCCACGCGGAGCAGGGCTACACCGGCATCTCGCCGGCGATCCGTCTCAACCCGCAGCAGCTCGACCGCCTCTACGAGTACGACTTCGGCTTCGCCCAGGCGGGCGACCAGCTCGCCCAGACGATCGCGGCGCTCCCGGCGATGGCGACGGGGCCGAACCCCGCCGGCATCAGCGGCCTATTGTCGACCGCGCGGGGCCAGGTCAACCAGCTCGAACAGGCGTTCAAGGCCCGCGTTCAGGCGGTCGAGGGCATTCGCGTTTCGTGAGGTAGGAGAGCAGACGATGGTGACCAACAACCCGATTCCGGCGTCCGGCGGCAGCCTCATCGGCGCGACCACGATCAACTGGGAGGACGCGTACAAGGGCCCGAACGTGATGTGGCGCGTGCCGCGCAACATCAAGTGGGGCGACAACGTCGTCGTCCGCGAGGACGAGACCGCGGTGTTCTACCGCGACGGGAAGGTCCTCGCCTACCTCGAGCGGCCGGACCGCTACTCGCTGACGAGCCTCAACGCGCGCCTGCTCGGCAACCTCGTCCAGGCGCTCAGCGGCGTCCGCCAGGAGGCGGAGGTCTACTACCTGCAGCGCCGCCTGTTCGACGGAAAGTTCGGCAGCACCGAGCCCTACGTCTTCCGCGACCCG is part of the Thermoplasmata archaeon genome and harbors:
- a CDS encoding zinc ribbon domain-containing protein, which codes for MAAATVPCPRCGAPVPAGNRFCNKCGAAMAAPPVAAVSPSVPPGAAAPPAAADSPPAGDAAGASGATPVDLRQKVDADRGIIKRLQLLVPGYRAYRQGEDIRAADSLLRLQVADKIKNARATMDNTRQALVQANQFGSLTDMAPLVADLMRLEGEIRHAEQGYTGISPAIRLNPQQLDRLYEYDFGFAQAGDQLAQTIAALPAMATGPNPAGISGLLSTARGQVNQLEQAFKARVQAVEGIRVS